A portion of the Pseudoalteromonas luteoviolacea genome contains these proteins:
- a CDS encoding endonuclease, with amino-acid sequence MFPIPLFCLFILLCCTQPLAAHTFTSFYQAKKHLNQQLTEQSKTLYCGCDINRVGKKPVPDPQTCGYQPRNPITRSGKPNSRATRIEWEHIVSAWEFGHQLQCWQSGGRANCRKVSAQFRRMEADPRNLAPAIGEINGDRSNYRFGMLPDTPYKHGACKVKIDFKQRVIEPPIYARQQIAKAYFYMQQTYGLKISEKQQKLFEVWAKTEH; translated from the coding sequence ATGTTCCCTATCCCATTATTTTGTTTATTTATTCTATTATGCTGTACTCAGCCGCTGGCCGCCCATACATTTACTAGCTTTTATCAAGCAAAAAAACACCTTAACCAGCAACTTACTGAACAGTCCAAAACACTGTATTGTGGCTGCGATATTAATCGCGTTGGGAAAAAGCCAGTACCAGATCCCCAAACATGCGGATATCAGCCCAGAAACCCTATCACACGCAGCGGTAAACCTAACAGTCGAGCGACTCGTATTGAGTGGGAACACATTGTATCGGCATGGGAATTTGGACATCAACTTCAATGTTGGCAATCAGGTGGACGCGCTAATTGCCGAAAAGTCAGTGCTCAATTTCGCCGCATGGAAGCTGATCCGCGTAACCTCGCACCCGCGATTGGTGAGATAAATGGAGATCGCAGCAATTACCGATTTGGTATGTTACCTGATACCCCGTATAAACATGGTGCATGTAAAGTCAAAATTGACTTTAAACAACGGGTGATTGAGCCACCAATTTACGCACGGCAGCAAATTGCGAAAGCCTATTTTTATATGCAACAAACTTACGGCCTTAAAATCAGCGAAAAACAACAAAAGTTATTCGAAGTATGGGCCAAAACAGAGCATTAA
- a CDS encoding S41 family peptidase has product MKLNSSKLYLALGIAFTSTLIAGCGGSGGGGVTNTPATTPAVPDTTPPTWQAGQFDPSTRFANRCAAPRSGIDPYENTAYPDVAGTMMHEKMWLRSFSHETYLWYDEIIDNDPNGFSTVAAYFSQLKTFQKTASGKDKDEFHFSQSYEDFKKESQDGVSASFGFTWTIPQFRAAYVAYVNDNTPAANAGIQRGDRLLKVGDLDFATFDSQDSAQYNQILTAFTPSVNQAVTLTLLDRNGQEKTVTVTAQDLQLAPVKNAQTFVHEGKNVGYLQFNQFIASAQSDLISAFQQFSDQNIDELILDMRYNGGGLVFQASQVSYMIAGSQSNGRPFSIKTHNDKLSSKNEPLEFVEQSINWTTLQYNNDQLPSPQMRRVYILTTNDTASASESVINALRGIDVDVVLIGDNTRGKPFGFAPEQNCGTVYYTIQTKSANAKGFGDYEDGFMVTPQASLVGEIGLDAKVPGCSISDDFSKDLGDKSEGLFAAALHHISTGNCPASERQGRTLYSEAQPVSSTYYGVTPFNMPFNPLKHGAVYTRINADK; this is encoded by the coding sequence ATGAAATTGAACAGTAGCAAATTATACCTCGCACTCGGTATCGCATTTACATCCACTCTTATCGCTGGTTGCGGTGGTTCAGGAGGAGGAGGCGTAACGAACACGCCGGCGACAACGCCAGCAGTACCCGATACCACACCACCCACATGGCAGGCTGGTCAATTTGATCCTTCGACACGTTTTGCAAATCGCTGCGCTGCACCACGCAGTGGTATTGACCCCTATGAAAATACTGCTTATCCAGATGTGGCAGGGACCATGATGCATGAAAAAATGTGGCTACGTTCATTCAGTCATGAAACCTACCTATGGTATGACGAAATTATCGACAATGATCCAAACGGCTTTTCCACTGTAGCGGCTTACTTTTCTCAATTAAAGACATTTCAAAAGACCGCCAGTGGCAAAGACAAAGATGAGTTTCATTTTAGCCAAAGCTACGAAGACTTTAAAAAAGAGTCACAGGATGGTGTGTCTGCAAGTTTTGGATTTACATGGACCATTCCACAGTTCCGCGCCGCCTATGTAGCCTATGTCAATGACAATACCCCAGCAGCCAATGCCGGTATTCAACGTGGCGATAGGTTATTGAAAGTCGGAGACCTTGATTTTGCGACATTCGACAGCCAAGATAGTGCGCAATATAATCAAATACTTACTGCATTTACACCCAGTGTAAATCAAGCGGTGACACTGACTTTACTCGATCGAAATGGGCAAGAAAAGACTGTAACTGTAACGGCACAGGACCTTCAACTTGCGCCAGTGAAAAACGCACAAACCTTTGTTCATGAAGGTAAGAACGTTGGCTATTTACAGTTCAATCAGTTTATTGCCAGTGCTCAGAGCGATCTCATTTCCGCATTTCAACAATTTAGTGACCAAAACATTGATGAGCTGATCTTGGATATGCGCTATAACGGTGGCGGCTTGGTATTTCAAGCCTCTCAAGTTAGTTACATGATTGCAGGCAGTCAGTCGAATGGCCGTCCATTCTCTATCAAAACACACAATGACAAACTAAGCAGTAAAAATGAACCACTTGAGTTTGTTGAGCAGTCAATTAATTGGACGACACTGCAATACAATAACGATCAACTCCCCTCACCGCAGATGCGCCGTGTTTACATACTAACGACTAATGATACTGCATCTGCAAGCGAAAGCGTCATCAATGCCCTGAGAGGTATTGATGTTGATGTGGTATTAATTGGTGATAATACCCGAGGCAAACCGTTTGGCTTTGCACCAGAACAAAATTGCGGCACCGTGTATTACACCATCCAGACTAAATCAGCGAATGCCAAGGGGTTTGGGGATTATGAGGATGGCTTTATGGTGACTCCTCAAGCAAGCCTTGTCGGTGAAATCGGATTGGATGCAAAAGTGCCTGGATGCAGCATCAGCGACGATTTCAGTAAAGATCTCGGTGACAAAAGTGAAGGACTATTTGCCGCGGCACTGCATCATATTAGCACAGGCAATTGCCCAGCTTCAGAACGCCAAGGCAGAACGCTTTATTCAGAGGCACAACCCGTTTCATCTACATACTATGGCGTGACCCCATTTAACATGCCATTCAATCCACTGAAACATGGTGCCGTATATACACGTATCAATGCGGATAAATAA
- a CDS encoding 4'-phosphopantetheinyl transferase family protein translates to MHIVPVSPFKPQLPYVSRCMKFSPDIYQDADYAYFNQPLPDKLHRAVAKRKAEYLAGRVCAANALEQIGHTHFIVQSADDRSPIWPVGVCGSITHSKGFAMAVATDQPNVLGIGIDIEHMMTDKQESELRGQILIDDEASAFAALGQDHQKPLTLVFSAKESIYKALYSVVQSFFGFEAAKLIAHDTYRLQFVLTTDLHSSLPTGTKITVYHQSTNDMVLTECVNLNTD, encoded by the coding sequence ATGCACATCGTCCCTGTGTCGCCATTCAAACCACAATTACCGTATGTTTCTCGCTGTATGAAATTCAGTCCTGATATTTATCAAGATGCTGACTACGCGTATTTCAATCAACCTCTTCCTGATAAATTACATCGCGCAGTGGCAAAAAGAAAAGCCGAATATCTCGCGGGTCGCGTTTGTGCTGCCAATGCACTCGAACAGATAGGGCACACACACTTTATAGTCCAAAGCGCCGACGACCGTTCGCCAATCTGGCCTGTGGGGGTCTGTGGCTCAATTACTCACAGCAAAGGCTTCGCAATGGCCGTTGCGACTGATCAGCCTAACGTTCTCGGCATCGGGATCGACATAGAACACATGATGACGGATAAACAAGAATCAGAACTTCGCGGTCAAATTTTAATAGATGATGAAGCATCGGCATTTGCTGCACTTGGCCAAGATCATCAGAAGCCACTCACCTTAGTATTTTCCGCAAAAGAAAGTATTTATAAGGCGTTATATAGCGTGGTGCAATCATTCTTTGGTTTTGAGGCAGCGAAACTCATCGCTCATGACACATATCGTTTGCAGTTTGTCCTCACCACAGATCTGCATTCCAGCTTACCAACAGGAACGAAAATCACCGTATATCACCAAAGTACCAATGACATGGTGCTGACTGAGTGTGTTAATCTAAACACTGATTAA
- a CDS encoding cyclic peptide export ABC transporter, whose amino-acid sequence MATAITSTLFGLASVALVALINEIINASPEARTEQFTYFAILAVAGVALQLCSKIFAEQLTEQSQATVRSQVAKHVVNAVFNDVEAQGAGKIKSCLTEHSLRVSEFFQRLPGILTNAMIVLGSFAYMAWLDWRVFIFAVLTLLVGSIGYSLANATAFKRVTEAAKIQDSLYDQFDSIYDGAKELKLHKSKRRIFVEQVIGDTISLLRKRRVQGATIYHYAASWGGFSIFAFIGGTLYFLTGQGTDETKVMSGFALLFLYMLTPLEVMLAAIPKAAAAKASANTITEMTAKLRLIEQQSNPDLAGFNQIELKALSHGYYHEQSDEVFALTPINLTLNKGEIIYLVGGNGSGKTTFAKLMCGLYPAKEGDLFVDGQHITPVQLDGYRQLFSAVFSDFHLFDRLLDCQDTVLQDKGNKLIKKLNLHHKVAIKDGAFTTQKLSQGQRKRLALVVAYLEDRPFYIFDEWAADQDPVFKDVFYTELLPELSAKGKTVFVITHDDKYFHLADRLLRMENGCLTEAKGGIADQWAV is encoded by the coding sequence ATGGCAACAGCCATCACCAGTACTTTATTCGGCTTGGCCAGTGTCGCCCTTGTTGCGTTGATCAATGAAATAATCAATGCCTCACCTGAAGCCCGCACTGAGCAGTTTACCTACTTTGCTATTTTGGCTGTCGCTGGCGTTGCGTTGCAGTTATGCTCCAAAATATTTGCAGAACAATTGACTGAGCAAAGCCAAGCTACGGTGCGCAGTCAAGTGGCTAAGCATGTCGTCAATGCCGTGTTTAATGATGTTGAAGCGCAAGGTGCAGGAAAAATAAAGTCTTGTTTAACTGAGCATAGCTTACGTGTTTCGGAGTTCTTTCAACGCCTACCAGGTATTTTGACTAATGCCATGATTGTGCTTGGGAGTTTTGCCTATATGGCTTGGTTGGACTGGCGCGTATTTATTTTTGCGGTATTAACTTTATTAGTGGGGTCAATCGGTTATAGCTTGGCCAATGCGACGGCATTTAAGAGGGTTACCGAGGCTGCAAAAATTCAGGACTCACTCTACGACCAATTTGACTCAATTTATGATGGTGCCAAAGAGCTTAAATTACATAAGTCTAAACGCCGTATATTCGTCGAGCAGGTGATTGGGGATACCATTTCGCTGCTACGTAAACGTCGAGTACAAGGCGCAACTATATATCACTATGCCGCTTCATGGGGGGGGTTCAGTATTTTTGCTTTTATTGGCGGTACGCTTTACTTCTTGACCGGTCAAGGCACAGATGAAACCAAGGTGATGTCCGGTTTTGCGCTGTTGTTTTTGTATATGCTTACCCCACTTGAGGTAATGTTAGCGGCGATTCCAAAAGCGGCAGCAGCAAAAGCTTCTGCAAACACCATTACTGAGATGACCGCTAAGTTACGTCTTATCGAGCAGCAATCGAACCCTGATTTGGCAGGTTTCAACCAGATTGAACTTAAAGCCTTAAGTCATGGTTACTACCATGAACAGAGCGATGAAGTGTTTGCATTAACACCAATTAATTTGACGTTGAATAAAGGCGAAATTATTTACCTTGTTGGTGGCAACGGCAGTGGAAAGACGACATTTGCAAAGCTAATGTGCGGCTTATATCCTGCGAAAGAAGGCGACTTATTCGTGGATGGTCAGCACATTACCCCTGTACAACTAGATGGTTATCGCCAATTATTCAGTGCTGTATTTAGTGATTTCCACCTGTTTGATAGGTTATTGGATTGCCAAGATACGGTGTTACAAGATAAGGGCAATAAACTGATTAAAAAGTTGAACTTACACCATAAAGTGGCAATTAAAGACGGCGCATTCACGACGCAAAAGTTATCTCAGGGGCAGCGTAAGCGTCTAGCTTTGGTTGTTGCCTATTTGGAAGATAGGCCGTTTTACATCTTTGATGAATGGGCAGCCGATCAAGATCCTGTATTCAAAGATGTTTTTTATACAGAGTTGCTACCTGAGCTCAGTGCAAAGGGAAAAACCGTGTTTGTTATTACTCATGATGACAAGTACTTCCATTTGGCGGACAGATTATTACGCATGGAAAATGGATGCCTTACTGAAGCAAAGGGTGGCATTGCGGATCAGTGGGCAGTGTAG
- a CDS encoding isochorismate synthase, which translates to MHAGEISNLAQAQSLGEFLLDQDCLFVSGDSCLLGQGIKHRFNLPIANTDYLVNELQAQLQQHKGDNDNAIAFGVLPFCKYQTAQFIIPKHVARWDKSVFSQWLNTQTTDANQHENKLRNVNYLQDRNHFEQTVTQAKYLFESALLEKIVLSKQVELEFEHPLDRKHVLNQLLTQSQSGYHFAFPTEQSSVLMGVSPELLLRKQDETVSSNPLAGSIPRDPCSKVEAQRRAALFNSKKDRHEHAVVIDDMRQLLAPVCDNLSIPAEPSLLHTATMWHLSTVISGHLKDPDTHILDLANQLHPTPALCGKPTKPAYQHILELEGHGRNLFSGIIGWCDQQGNGEWVVVIRCGELKDHVAKLFAGAGIVAASDPSSEWLETEAKLKTMLNALSVQQAYTQFNK; encoded by the coding sequence ATGCATGCAGGCGAAATATCTAACTTAGCGCAGGCTCAGTCTCTAGGCGAGTTTCTGCTCGATCAGGATTGTCTCTTTGTGTCAGGTGATAGCTGTTTACTTGGACAAGGTATAAAACATCGATTTAATTTGCCCATAGCGAACACCGACTATTTGGTGAATGAATTGCAAGCACAGCTACAACAGCATAAGGGCGATAATGACAATGCCATCGCTTTTGGTGTCCTGCCTTTTTGCAAATATCAAACTGCACAGTTTATTATTCCAAAGCACGTTGCTAGATGGGATAAAAGTGTTTTTAGTCAGTGGTTAAATACACAAACTACAGACGCCAATCAACACGAAAATAAACTAAGAAATGTTAACTACCTTCAAGATCGAAATCATTTCGAGCAAACGGTAACACAAGCAAAGTACTTATTTGAATCGGCACTACTAGAAAAAATCGTACTCAGTAAGCAGGTTGAATTAGAATTTGAGCACCCTCTAGACCGCAAGCATGTATTAAATCAGCTTCTCACACAAAGCCAGTCAGGTTATCACTTTGCATTCCCCACAGAGCAAAGTTCTGTTCTGATGGGTGTCAGTCCTGAACTACTGCTGAGAAAGCAGGACGAAACGGTGAGTAGTAACCCACTGGCAGGGTCGATCCCAAGAGATCCGTGCAGTAAAGTGGAGGCACAACGAAGAGCTGCCTTGTTCAATTCTAAAAAGGATAGGCATGAGCATGCTGTCGTCATCGACGATATGCGCCAATTGTTAGCACCTGTATGCGACAACCTATCGATCCCAGCCGAACCTTCTTTATTGCACACTGCCACCATGTGGCATCTATCCACCGTGATCTCGGGACATTTAAAAGATCCTGACACCCATATTTTAGATTTAGCCAATCAACTACACCCTACCCCCGCGCTCTGTGGTAAACCAACTAAACCTGCTTATCAGCATATTTTAGAGCTGGAAGGTCATGGCCGAAACCTATTTTCAGGGATCATTGGTTGGTGTGATCAGCAGGGCAATGGTGAATGGGTCGTGGTGATCCGCTGTGGAGAACTTAAAGATCACGTTGCTAAATTATTTGCAGGTGCCGGCATTGTCGCCGCCTCAGATCCTAGCTCTGAATGGCTAGAAACCGAAGCTAAACTCAAAACCATGCTGAACGCACTGTCTGTCCAGCAAGCCTATACTCAGTTTAACAAGTAA
- a CDS encoding (2,3-dihydroxybenzoyl)adenylate synthase yields MRIEYTPWPAELAQQYRAKGYWQDKPLTSILSDQLPNNSQGIAVADGQRQLSYAQLDSYSDNLAGYLANQGLVAGDTAVVQLPNCLEFYITYFALIKLGVAPVCALFNHQRTELQSYCEILQPKAMIVSSAHTLFGDEQFTHELFNRFACLNKIITDHSKGNSELKQGYLNKHPFAAPELNPEDVAFFQLSGGSTGTPKLIPRTHNDYLYSVVASKEICKLDGETRYLCALPAPHNFPLSSPGALGVFIAGGTVILASDPSPAICFELIAHYAVTHTALVPPALQLWLQHAPASQHDLSSLNVIQVGGAKLSRNVAEQVTPILGCQLQQVFGMAEGLVNYTRYDDDPELILTTQGRPISEHDEIKIVDEHGNSVSQGESGRLMTRGPYTFRGYYKSPTHNASAFDDDGFYSSGDIVKQLPSGHLVVEGRDKDQINRGGEKIAAEEVENHLLSHQNIQQVAIVSMPDDTLGEKSCAFVVADQDIKLTTLILRKYLRQLGIADYKVPDKFKFVTQLPLTAVGKVDKKALRATFE; encoded by the coding sequence ATGCGTATCGAATATACACCTTGGCCAGCAGAGCTGGCTCAACAATACCGCGCCAAGGGTTATTGGCAAGATAAGCCGCTGACGAGTATCTTATCCGATCAGCTCCCAAACAATAGCCAGGGTATTGCCGTTGCAGACGGACAACGCCAACTTAGCTATGCCCAATTAGATAGTTATAGTGATAACCTAGCAGGCTACCTTGCCAACCAAGGCTTAGTGGCAGGAGATACCGCTGTAGTACAACTCCCTAATTGTCTTGAGTTTTATATCACTTACTTTGCGTTGATAAAACTTGGCGTTGCACCTGTCTGCGCTCTGTTCAATCACCAGCGCACAGAGTTACAAAGTTATTGTGAGATTTTGCAGCCAAAAGCCATGATTGTGTCTTCTGCCCATACCTTATTTGGTGATGAGCAATTCACTCATGAATTATTTAATCGTTTCGCTTGTTTAAACAAGATCATCACAGATCACAGCAAAGGTAATAGCGAACTTAAACAAGGTTATTTAAACAAGCACCCCTTTGCAGCGCCTGAACTTAATCCAGAAGACGTGGCATTTTTTCAGCTTTCAGGTGGCAGCACAGGCACCCCAAAGTTGATCCCTCGTACCCATAATGACTACCTGTATTCTGTCGTTGCGAGTAAAGAAATCTGCAAACTCGATGGAGAAACCCGTTATTTATGTGCACTGCCTGCACCACATAACTTTCCGCTTAGCTCACCGGGTGCTTTAGGTGTGTTTATTGCCGGTGGCACCGTGATCTTAGCCAGCGATCCCAGTCCTGCAATTTGTTTTGAGCTGATAGCGCACTATGCTGTCACGCACACAGCCTTAGTACCACCGGCACTACAGCTGTGGTTACAACATGCACCAGCCAGTCAGCACGATCTCAGTAGTCTAAACGTGATCCAAGTCGGTGGCGCGAAACTCAGCCGCAATGTTGCAGAGCAAGTCACACCAATTTTAGGGTGTCAGCTACAACAAGTCTTTGGCATGGCAGAGGGTCTCGTAAATTACACCCGCTATGATGATGATCCAGAACTGATCCTCACCACACAAGGGCGTCCGATCAGCGAACACGATGAAATTAAAATTGTCGACGAGCATGGTAACAGCGTATCCCAAGGTGAATCAGGACGACTCATGACGCGCGGCCCATACACATTTAGGGGCTATTACAAATCACCTACGCACAATGCCTCCGCCTTTGATGACGATGGATTTTATAGCTCAGGCGATATTGTCAAACAACTGCCCTCAGGTCACTTAGTGGTCGAAGGTCGAGATAAAGATCAAATCAACCGAGGCGGCGAAAAAATCGCTGCAGAAGAAGTCGAAAACCATCTACTTAGTCACCAAAACATTCAACAAGTGGCCATTGTGTCTATGCCTGATGATACGCTGGGTGAGAAAAGCTGTGCCTTTGTGGTTGCTGATCAAGACATCAAATTGACCACCCTTATTCTGCGCAAGTACCTGCGCCAACTCGGCATTGCTGACTATAAAGTGCCAGATAAATTTAAGTTCGTAACCCAACTACCGTTAACAGCCGTAGGCAAAGTCGATAAAAAAGCCTTGCGTGCCACGTTCGAATAA
- a CDS encoding isochorismatase family protein, with product MSIPKLNHYPLPRDAELPENRVNWDIDPNRAALLIHDVQHYFVGFYGDDNPLIDTMIQNIQALKAHCYEHDIPVYYTAQPIKQGKHERGLLSDMWGPGLQDPAQQPIVDALAPTDKDVVLTKWRYSAFQKCDFEQQLRDKQRDQLLIVGIYGHIGVMTTAVDAFMRDIEPFVVADAIADFTKEEHMMALNFVAQRCGKVVSMSEILGTQTQDLTSLEGLKAHILTLIDCEEDEFDEHESLIDYGLDSVQVMNLISLWQQQGIETNFIELAQIPTLAAWVELLEERKED from the coding sequence ATGAGCATTCCAAAGTTAAATCACTATCCGTTACCACGCGATGCGGAGTTACCTGAAAACCGAGTGAATTGGGACATAGATCCCAACCGCGCTGCTTTGTTGATCCATGATGTACAACATTATTTTGTGGGTTTTTATGGAGATGACAATCCGCTGATCGACACCATGATCCAAAATATTCAAGCGCTCAAAGCACACTGCTACGAGCACGATATTCCAGTGTATTATACCGCTCAGCCAATCAAACAAGGTAAACATGAACGCGGCTTATTATCGGATATGTGGGGACCAGGTTTACAGGATCCAGCACAGCAACCAATCGTCGATGCACTGGCACCAACAGATAAAGATGTCGTGCTCACCAAGTGGCGTTACAGTGCATTTCAAAAGTGCGACTTTGAACAGCAATTACGTGACAAACAGCGCGATCAGCTGTTAATTGTCGGGATCTACGGCCATATTGGCGTTATGACTACCGCTGTAGATGCGTTTATGCGCGATATAGAGCCATTCGTAGTCGCCGATGCTATCGCTGATTTTACGAAAGAAGAGCACATGATGGCACTGAACTTTGTGGCACAGCGCTGCGGTAAAGTGGTCTCCATGTCAGAGATCCTAGGCACCCAGACTCAAGATCTGACTTCGTTAGAGGGATTGAAAGCCCATATTTTAACCCTGATCGACTGCGAAGAAGATGAGTTTGACGAACATGAAAGTCTGATCGACTATGGCTTAGATTCCGTGCAGGTAATGAACCTCATCTCGTTGTGGCAACAACAGGGCATTGAAACCAACTTTATTGAACTGGCTCAGATCCCAACTCTCGCGGCTTGGGTAGAGCTGCTTGAAGAGCGTAAGGAAGACTAA
- a CDS encoding condensation domain-containing protein, translated as MIYPLPLTDSQHAMWLLHTISGRGELFNVAECLEFKGKISASWLQQALQHVWQASDMLACRFVSDDSYTPQLHHDNTVPHITCQDITQDPDNVLSFAQQFAQPHLAEPFNLAQDTLMKLFLLRGPQQDYLLIVAHHLLLDGYGFGLFSQSLNRCYNALSKGKPLPKLRFTEQQELLELQHSEGYQTQQNQARDTLNQWLDNVENVYSFSTEKADVSEPNHRLTSTFSQSVWHTIQSAAQVTKTTSSEILLAAIAATLVEQHQQNQVTLGLVMMNRQAIVELSSPCVQSNVLPLPLELHDHDDLSAVAHQVNQQIKALKKVQSYRVESLKRDRQKQGKSLNIIGPTINLLPFASTPKYAGVETSSHILSAGTTDDIMLQIHLLGDAPATVDFDSNIARYDTAAVKTIQTRIFAAAHLWATQPKLSLKSLCKQLSQCNLEAP; from the coding sequence ATGATTTATCCTCTTCCACTTACTGACTCGCAGCACGCCATGTGGTTGTTGCATACCATCAGTGGTCGGGGTGAGCTTTTTAATGTTGCCGAGTGTTTAGAGTTTAAAGGGAAGATCTCGGCAAGTTGGCTACAACAAGCATTGCAACATGTTTGGCAAGCAAGCGATATGCTTGCTTGTCGTTTTGTGAGCGATGACAGTTATACGCCTCAGCTTCACCATGACAACACGGTACCCCACATCACCTGTCAAGATATCACGCAAGACCCGGATAATGTGCTCTCTTTTGCGCAGCAGTTTGCCCAACCGCATTTAGCAGAGCCGTTTAACCTTGCACAAGACACCTTGATGAAATTATTTTTGCTGCGCGGCCCGCAGCAAGATTACCTGCTGATCGTAGCACATCACCTGCTGTTAGATGGCTATGGCTTTGGTTTATTCTCACAATCACTTAATCGCTGCTACAATGCGCTGAGTAAAGGTAAACCACTGCCCAAATTGCGCTTCACAGAGCAACAAGAGCTGCTCGAATTACAACACAGTGAAGGCTATCAAACCCAGCAAAATCAAGCGAGAGATACCCTCAATCAGTGGCTCGATAACGTGGAAAATGTCTACTCGTTTAGTACTGAAAAAGCAGATGTTTCTGAACCAAATCATCGCCTGACAAGTACGTTCTCACAATCCGTTTGGCATACTATCCAATCTGCAGCACAAGTGACCAAAACGACCAGCAGTGAAATACTGCTTGCGGCCATCGCTGCAACCTTGGTGGAGCAACATCAGCAGAATCAAGTTACGCTAGGACTAGTGATGATGAACCGTCAGGCCATTGTGGAGTTGAGTAGCCCGTGTGTGCAAAGTAATGTCCTACCTCTTCCACTAGAATTGCATGACCATGACGATTTAAGCGCTGTGGCACATCAAGTCAATCAGCAGATCAAGGCGTTGAAAAAAGTGCAAAGCTATCGTGTTGAATCACTCAAACGGGATCGTCAAAAACAAGGAAAGTCTCTCAATATTATTGGTCCTACAATTAATTTACTGCCGTTTGCCAGTACCCCTAAATATGCCGGTGTAGAAACGAGCAGCCACATTCTAAGTGCAGGTACCACAGACGATATTATGTTACAGATCCACCTGCTGGGTGACGCGCCTGCAACCGTTGATTTTGACAGCAATATCGCACGCTACGACACAGCCGCGGTCAAAACCATTCAAACCCGCATATTTGCGGCAGCACATTTGTGGGCAACTCAGCCAAAACTGTCTCTCAAATCCCTATGCAAGCAACTTAGTCAATGTAACTTAGAGGCCCCATAG
- the dhbA gene encoding 2,3-dihydro-2,3-dihydroxybenzoate dehydrogenase: MDFQHALTSEYNQQVVWITGTGQGIGLAVAKQFAALGAKVIGFDRQFSDTSMLFKHVLCDLSAPEQLSHTLEELIQHGLAPYNLVYVAGVLEMGGLDELNLAQWQHCQNVNAASLFVFIQQCTKHFKQTRQGSIVTIGSNAAKTPRQYMGAYCASKAAATQLTLTAGIELANFGVRCNVIAPGSTLTPMQTGMWQDEQGAQRVIEGFAEQYKLGIPLQKIATPEEIANTAVFIASNLSSHTTMQVLTIDGGATF; the protein is encoded by the coding sequence ATGGATTTTCAACATGCACTCACTTCAGAATACAACCAGCAGGTTGTATGGATCACCGGCACTGGGCAGGGTATTGGTCTTGCGGTTGCAAAGCAATTTGCTGCTTTGGGGGCCAAGGTCATTGGCTTTGATCGTCAATTTAGCGACACCAGCATGCTGTTCAAGCATGTGCTGTGTGACCTGTCAGCACCTGAGCAACTCTCTCATACGCTAGAGGAGCTAATCCAGCACGGATTAGCGCCTTATAATCTTGTATATGTCGCAGGTGTGCTTGAAATGGGCGGGCTTGACGAGCTCAATCTGGCACAGTGGCAGCATTGCCAAAACGTTAATGCAGCAAGCTTATTTGTGTTTATCCAGCAGTGTACCAAACACTTTAAACAAACCCGCCAGGGTAGCATTGTTACCATAGGATCCAATGCAGCAAAGACACCTAGGCAATACATGGGCGCTTACTGCGCATCTAAAGCTGCAGCGACACAACTGACGCTTACCGCAGGCATTGAGCTGGCAAACTTTGGCGTCCGCTGTAATGTTATCGCGCCGGGCTCCACACTGACACCGATGCAAACCGGTATGTGGCAAGATGAGCAAGGTGCACAACGCGTCATCGAAGGCTTTGCCGAGCAATATAAACTGGGTATTCCACTGCAAAAAATCGCAACGCCTGAAGAAATTGCCAACACGGCTGTTTTCATCGCGTCGAACTTATCTTCGCACACCACAATGCAAGTGCTTACCATTGATGGTGGCGCTACTTTTTGA